Proteins from a genomic interval of uncultured Methanocorpusculum sp.:
- a CDS encoding MogA/MoaB family molybdenum cofactor biosynthesis protein gives MSREHREDISVKTAVITVSTTRTEKTDLSGKIIQESFEKTGIPVLWIKIVKDDISEIRSAVMEALDSANCIVVNGGTGLTHDDCTIEAVSPLFIKTMDGFGELFRQKSYAQVGNSVILSRAAAGINKGRAIFCIPGSPKAVKLAAEEIIVPEIIHILTHANQ, from the coding sequence ATGTCAAGAGAACACCGTGAAGATATTTCGGTGAAAACTGCAGTAATCACTGTTTCAACAACCCGCACGGAAAAAACCGACCTCTCCGGAAAAATCATTCAGGAATCATTCGAAAAAACCGGCATCCCAGTACTTTGGATAAAAATCGTCAAGGATGACATCAGCGAGATTAGATCTGCTGTTATGGAAGCGCTCGACTCTGCCAACTGTATCGTCGTAAACGGAGGTACGGGACTTACGCACGACGACTGCACGATTGAAGCAGTCTCTCCCCTCTTCATAAAAACCATGGATGGATTCGGCGAACTTTTCCGGCAGAAAAGTTATGCTCAGGTTGGAAACTCCGTGATTCTTTCCCGTGCCGCAGCCGGCATAAACAAAGGCCGGGCAATTTTCTGCATTCCAGGGTCACCCAAAGCCGTCAAACTTGCAGCCGAAGAGATCATCGTCCCGGAAATCATCCATATCCTGACCCATGCAAACCAGTGA
- a CDS encoding GNAT family N-acetyltransferase, with translation MQTSDPRILLTPVRTAGEIQEVADLAEKVWTEHYTSLIGSAQVAYMIEKFQSVPAITEQIQKGYRYYLMQYDGRSVGYTAILSEPAEKSLFLSKIYVEKAYRGKHITSQTIAALKKNLPRGRTRENMADGEQRKSLLHCRIRTSGVHQGP, from the coding sequence ATGCAAACCAGTGACCCCCGCATCCTGCTTACACCTGTTCGAACCGCCGGAGAGATTCAAGAAGTTGCCGATCTTGCAGAAAAGGTCTGGACCGAACACTATACTTCTCTGATTGGTTCGGCGCAGGTTGCCTATATGATAGAAAAATTCCAGTCGGTTCCGGCAATAACCGAACAGATCCAAAAGGGATACAGATATTATCTGATGCAGTACGACGGCAGATCCGTTGGATATACGGCAATACTCTCTGAGCCTGCGGAAAAATCACTTTTTCTTTCCAAAATATATGTGGAAAAAGCATACCGCGGCAAACACATCACCTCGCAGACGATTGCTGCTCTGAAAAAAAATCTGCCGCGAGGAAGGACTCGAGAAAATATGGCTGACGGTGAACAAAGGAAATCGCTCCTCCATTGCCGTATACGAACATCTGGGGTTCATCAAGGTCCGTGA
- the cgi121 gene encoding KEOPS complex subunit Cgi121 — translation MTMKIFSGKLDVESVAGTLKTINGIGKDTGSTIVLFDAAKIAGKPHIESAVMHAERSFAEGKNIARTLSMEILVYASGQRQCSLAPRFGLQQGQNQVYVLILDGNVERAEQDIRGLVEESNEVTATRETLKREFGITEEEIGVVGEDRIGELVIERVAMLDAWR, via the coding sequence ATGACGATGAAAATTTTTTCAGGAAAACTGGATGTTGAGAGTGTTGCAGGCACGCTGAAAACGATTAACGGCATCGGGAAAGACACAGGGTCAACCATCGTTCTTTTCGACGCGGCAAAGATCGCCGGAAAACCCCACATAGAGTCAGCGGTCATGCATGCAGAGCGGTCCTTTGCCGAAGGAAAAAATATTGCCCGAACACTTTCGATGGAGATCCTGGTGTATGCCTCGGGGCAGAGACAGTGTTCTCTTGCACCAAGGTTTGGTCTCCAGCAGGGACAGAACCAGGTCTATGTTCTGATTCTTGACGGCAATGTCGAGAGGGCGGAACAAGATATCCGAGGACTCGTCGAGGAGTCAAATGAAGTGACGGCAACGAGAGAGACCCTCAAACGTGAGTTCGGCATCACCGAAGAGGAGATCGGCGTCGTCGGCGAGGACCGGATTGGCGAACTTGTAATAGAACGGGTCGCAATGCTCGATGCATGGCGCTAA
- a CDS encoding ATP-dependent DNA helicase: MKINEMPIPNHLRDAYAKNGIEELYPPQAECVNSGLFDRKNILAAIPTASGKTLIAEMAMQKEIAEGGKCLYIVPLKALASEKYEDFSGKSVKVGIATGDPDQRDEYLGRYDIIVATSEKTDSLIRNKAGWLKSISLLVVDEIHLIGDESRGGTLEMVIAQLRFQNPDMQIIGLSATMGNPESLAKWLDAALITSEWRPVDLREGVYYDGAIHFHGTERLLETPKKDDDLNLLLDTVNEGGQCLVFVSSRRSAEAYAKRAAVTLKKTSPTLDELSKRIGKADTTASGKNLALAVKSGAAFHHAGLPREARAAVEEGFRNGDILCISSTPTLAAGLNLPARRVIIRDYQRYERGAGMNPIPVLEYRQMAGRAGRPRLDPYGEAVLIAKQQRDVDRLFEEFIDAPAEDITSQCQRENELRSHLLALITSGFAQTDGEVRGFMEKSFYASQKSVHRRLDKNIEKTLAYLEKSGMVEREGDEIHGTLFGALTSRLYLDPESAMMIKDGLAGKKFTAFGMLHLLCMTPDMFRFYLKASDEKFVDKILKERSEELLLDDLSEEFFAAIKTALVAEEWISEIGEDSICERFGVGAGDIHAVVENLRWLMHAAGRICHEFATDCDSEMRDLELRVTHGVKEELLPLIALKGIGRVRARRLFDRGITSPEKLMAAEKDEVVSILGATIAKNVLEQAGRRSAKKREQELEESDEEDLPTEKKPQATLFDFGGYT; encoded by the coding sequence ATGAAAATAAACGAGATGCCGATCCCAAATCACCTGCGCGATGCGTACGCGAAAAATGGGATCGAGGAACTGTACCCCCCGCAGGCCGAATGTGTAAATTCCGGACTATTCGACCGGAAAAACATTTTAGCCGCCATTCCTACGGCTTCAGGAAAAACACTCATCGCAGAAATGGCGATGCAGAAGGAGATTGCCGAGGGGGGAAAGTGTCTCTACATTGTCCCCCTCAAAGCCCTTGCATCGGAAAAATACGAAGACTTCAGCGGCAAATCCGTCAAGGTCGGAATCGCGACCGGCGACCCGGATCAGCGCGACGAGTATCTCGGAAGGTACGACATCATTGTCGCCACGTCCGAGAAGACCGATTCGCTGATCAGAAACAAAGCCGGCTGGCTCAAAAGCATCTCTCTTCTCGTCGTTGACGAAATCCACCTGATCGGTGACGAATCACGCGGGGGCACTCTTGAAATGGTGATCGCGCAACTGAGGTTCCAGAACCCGGACATGCAGATCATCGGCTTGTCGGCCACGATGGGCAACCCCGAAAGCCTTGCAAAATGGCTGGATGCCGCCCTCATCACGAGCGAGTGGCGGCCGGTCGATCTCCGGGAAGGGGTCTACTATGACGGAGCGATCCATTTCCACGGAACCGAACGTCTGCTCGAGACCCCAAAAAAGGACGACGATCTCAATCTTCTTTTGGATACGGTGAATGAAGGCGGACAGTGTCTGGTCTTCGTCTCGTCAAGGCGTTCGGCCGAGGCATACGCAAAACGGGCGGCAGTAACGCTGAAAAAAACCTCGCCCACGCTCGACGAACTTTCAAAACGGATCGGAAAAGCCGACACGACTGCGTCCGGGAAAAACCTCGCCCTTGCCGTGAAATCCGGAGCCGCGTTCCATCACGCAGGCCTCCCCCGGGAAGCGAGAGCGGCAGTTGAAGAGGGATTTAGGAACGGAGACATTCTCTGCATCTCATCGACCCCGACGCTTGCCGCCGGACTCAATCTGCCTGCACGGCGGGTGATCATCCGGGATTATCAGCGGTATGAAAGGGGAGCCGGCATGAATCCAATCCCGGTCCTCGAGTACCGGCAGATGGCGGGAAGGGCCGGCAGACCGAGGCTCGATCCCTACGGCGAGGCGGTCCTTATCGCGAAGCAGCAGCGAGACGTGGACCGGCTCTTCGAAGAATTCATCGATGCGCCGGCCGAAGACATCACGTCCCAGTGCCAGAGAGAGAACGAACTCAGAAGCCATCTCCTTGCGCTCATCACCTCGGGCTTCGCACAGACGGACGGCGAAGTCAGGGGATTCATGGAAAAATCCTTCTACGCAAGCCAGAAGTCTGTTCACAGGCGGCTCGACAAAAACATCGAGAAGACGCTTGCCTATCTGGAAAAATCCGGGATGGTTGAGAGGGAAGGAGACGAGATCCACGGAACCCTCTTTGGAGCGCTGACGTCCCGGCTCTATCTTGACCCCGAGTCCGCCATGATGATCAAAGACGGCCTTGCCGGGAAAAAGTTCACGGCTTTTGGGATGCTGCATCTTCTCTGCATGACGCCGGATATGTTCAGATTCTATCTGAAAGCTTCGGACGAGAAGTTCGTGGATAAGATCCTCAAAGAAAGAAGCGAAGAACTCCTGCTCGACGATCTGTCCGAGGAGTTTTTTGCGGCGATCAAGACGGCACTCGTTGCCGAGGAGTGGATCTCCGAGATCGGCGAGGACTCCATCTGTGAGCGGTTCGGGGTAGGCGCCGGCGATATCCATGCAGTAGTCGAAAACCTCAGATGGCTCATGCACGCGGCAGGCAGAATCTGTCATGAGTTCGCCACCGACTGTGATAGTGAGATGCGGGATCTCGAACTCCGGGTGACACACGGAGTGAAAGAGGAGCTCCTCCCCCTGATCGCCCTCAAAGGCATCGGGCGGGTCCGGGCCCGCAGACTCTTCGACAGAGGTATTACCAGCCCGGAAAAGCTCATGGCCGCAGAAAAAGATGAGGTCGTCTCGATTCTTGGAGCGACCATCGCGAAAAATGTTCTCGAACAGGCGGGCCGCAGATCCGCAAAAAAGAGAGAGCAGGAACTTGAAGAGAGCGATGAAGAGGATCTGCCGACCGAGAAAAAACCGCAGGCTACCCTTTTCGATTTTGGAGGATATACATGA
- a CDS encoding KH domain-containing protein — translation MTQEVKIPNDRIGAIIGKGGETRKLLEKMLHVTLEIDSQTGLIEIINEEDSLAEIRSMEVIKAIGRGFSPERAKKLLEDDDMILTLIDLSDIADTPQKLARIRGRIIGREGKAREQIENMTGALISVYGKTVGIIGMPDQMNDAHTAITMLINGSDHNTVFNFLDRKKKEAKLDVLNYYY, via the coding sequence ATGACACAGGAAGTAAAGATCCCCAACGACAGAATCGGCGCCATCATTGGAAAAGGCGGCGAGACCAGAAAACTTCTGGAAAAAATGCTCCACGTGACCCTGGAGATCGACAGCCAGACAGGTCTCATCGAGATCATCAACGAAGAGGATTCCCTTGCAGAAATCCGCTCGATGGAAGTCATCAAAGCGATCGGCCGCGGCTTCTCACCCGAGCGGGCAAAGAAACTGCTCGAAGACGACGACATGATCCTCACCTTGATCGACCTCTCGGATATCGCAGACACCCCGCAGAAACTTGCACGCATCAGAGGAAGGATCATCGGCCGCGAAGGAAAAGCCCGCGAACAGATCGAAAACATGACCGGCGCACTCATCTCCGTATACGGAAAGACCGTTGGGATCATCGGCATGCCGGATCAGATGAACGATGCTCACACCGCGATAACCATGCTCATAAACGGCTCGGACCACAATACCGTCTTTAACTTCCTGGATCGCAAAAAGAAGGAAGCAAAGCTGGATGTTCTGAACTATTACTACTAA
- a CDS encoding serine protein kinase RIO — protein sequence MSPEKPRKSKPSSPPRSAPSADRHHEHDGRIEYLDRKLAEFGIRIKDADSQKVTGEVFDEVTLLALYKLVNKKIISSMGGSISTGKEANVFLAGKTDEEGEEISAAVKIYRLRTGNFTTMSEYILGDPRFAGIRRTHKDIIFAWTKKEYSNLSRTKEAGIPCPTPYAFDRNILVMEFLGEGNIPYPQMRQCLPGTPAEAYEETIGLIRDLYQKARLVHGDLSEYNILTGPNGLILIDMAQAVTPEHPRAYNFLFRDIKNINRFFANKCKTTDEHELFRNIVAEEFFEI from the coding sequence ATGTCCCCCGAAAAACCCCGCAAATCCAAACCAAGCTCACCACCAAGATCCGCACCCTCAGCCGACCGCCATCATGAACATGACGGAAGGATCGAGTACCTCGACCGTAAACTCGCCGAGTTCGGGATCAGGATCAAAGACGCCGACTCGCAGAAAGTCACCGGCGAAGTCTTCGATGAAGTCACTCTTTTAGCATTATACAAACTCGTCAACAAAAAGATCATCTCTTCCATGGGAGGGTCCATCTCCACCGGCAAGGAAGCAAACGTCTTCCTCGCAGGAAAAACCGATGAAGAAGGTGAAGAAATCTCTGCCGCCGTCAAAATCTACCGGCTTCGGACGGGAAACTTCACCACCATGAGCGAGTACATCCTCGGTGATCCAAGGTTCGCCGGCATTCGCCGGACCCACAAAGACATCATCTTTGCCTGGACCAAAAAAGAGTACAGCAACCTTTCGAGGACAAAAGAGGCCGGTATCCCCTGCCCGACCCCCTACGCATTCGACAGAAACATCCTCGTCATGGAGTTTCTGGGGGAAGGAAACATCCCCTACCCCCAGATGCGGCAGTGCCTCCCGGGAACTCCCGCAGAAGCCTACGAAGAAACCATCGGCCTCATTCGCGATCTCTACCAGAAAGCACGGCTCGTTCACGGCGACTTATCCGAGTACAACATCCTCACAGGGCCCAACGGACTCATCTTAATCGACATGGCCCAGGCCGTAACCCCCGAACACCCCAGAGCCTACAATTTCCTTTTCAGGGACATCAAAAACATCAACAGATTTTTTGCAAACAAATGCAAAACAACCGACGAACACGAACTTTTTCGAAACATCGTCGCCGAAGAATTTTTCGAGATATAA
- a CDS encoding pentapeptide repeat-containing protein, giving the protein MVEGSEGWNKELYDKLSFEYLIACGKNNKIVEWNLAYEAYLKSEWKRTFQDEGYDPENIKRLIDEDSGFVRPDFSGRDFKNANLHGAYFLGAHLEDANFVDAHLKGSQFIQVAVNGGTHFNYNPIDGKTNFTGTSLSSARIFPELRTQLERNIRQIRWEEWYKDNKLLAIPAKIFWKISDYGSSTLSIIFTFLFSNVLFMMFYLVLRNADLLHGYILSPGNDLLLAYMQTTLVPFGILGIDLTTLSLLPVFIIFLQVIFGYTILAALVTRMAIMFQNLSP; this is encoded by the coding sequence ATGGTAGAGGGATCGGAAGGGTGGAATAAGGAATTATATGATAAACTGAGTTTTGAATATTTGATCGCATGTGGGAAAAATAATAAGATTGTAGAATGGAATCTGGCATATGAGGCATATCTGAAATCGGAATGGAAGAGGACGTTTCAGGATGAAGGCTATGATCCAGAAAATATTAAGAGATTGATTGATGAGGATTCTGGTTTTGTACGACCTGATTTTTCAGGAAGAGATTTCAAAAATGCAAATCTTCATGGCGCCTATTTCTTAGGTGCCCATCTTGAGGATGCAAATTTCGTAGATGCACATCTAAAGGGATCACAGTTCATTCAAGTCGCTGTAAATGGGGGGACTCATTTTAACTACAATCCCATAGATGGCAAAACCAATTTCACTGGGACCTCTCTATCATCGGCCCGAATTTTTCCAGAACTTAGGACACAACTCGAACGAAATATCCGGCAGATACGCTGGGAAGAATGGTATAAAGATAACAAACTGCTCGCGATCCCTGCGAAAATATTCTGGAAAATTTCCGATTACGGCAGCAGCACTCTTTCGATTATATTCACCTTTTTATTTTCGAATGTTCTCTTCATGATGTTCTATCTCGTACTTCGCAATGCCGATCTCCTGCATGGATATATCCTTTCCCCCGGGAATGATCTTCTCTTAGCCTACATGCAGACGACGCTTGTCCCCTTCGGCATATTAGGCATCGACCTTACGACCCTCTCGCTCCTTCCCGTATTCATTATCTTCCTTCAGGTGATTTTTGGATACACCATTCTCGCAGCTTTAGTCACCAGAATGGCGATCATGTTCCAGAATCTGAGTCCATAG
- a CDS encoding MBL fold metallo-hydrolase, which yields MKLTVLVDNNTFIDKYFYGEPGLCFYIEDGTEKILLDTGYSNLFIRNAKKLGIDLSALTKVVISHGHDDHTGGLPHLLEHFDTSSFEVITHPDTFAEKRRGDLLTGSPVSEETIREKTRLLLSKTPVKISDHITFLGEIPITQEFEPRPKMDTRKTPEGYVPDFILEDSALVFEREAGIYIITGCSHAGICNICAYAKELFKKPILGIIGGWHMKKMDERAEKTIAYMQKEGITEMYPCHCTSFAVKAAVHYVIPVHEVGVGLTVEW from the coding sequence ATGAAACTTACTGTACTCGTCGACAACAACACGTTTATCGACAAATATTTCTACGGAGAGCCGGGACTCTGCTTCTATATCGAGGATGGAACTGAAAAAATCCTGCTCGATACGGGCTACTCCAATCTCTTCATCAGGAATGCGAAAAAACTCGGGATCGATCTTTCGGCCCTTACAAAGGTCGTGATCTCGCACGGACACGACGACCACACCGGCGGCCTGCCGCATCTGCTGGAACATTTCGACACCTCGTCGTTCGAAGTGATTACCCATCCGGATACGTTCGCCGAAAAACGCCGGGGCGATCTGCTGACGGGATCTCCTGTCTCGGAAGAAACGATTCGGGAAAAGACCCGCCTGCTTCTCTCGAAGACGCCGGTCAAAATCAGTGATCACATCACGTTTCTCGGCGAGATACCGATCACGCAGGAGTTCGAGCCGCGGCCGAAGATGGACACGAGAAAAACGCCGGAGGGATATGTCCCGGATTTCATCCTGGAGGACTCGGCTCTTGTATTCGAACGGGAGGCGGGCATCTATATTATTACGGGCTGTTCACATGCGGGGATCTGTAATATCTGTGCGTATGCAAAAGAGCTGTTCAAGAAACCGATCCTTGGGATCATTGGCGGCTGGCATATGAAGAAGATGGATGAGCGGGCAGAGAAGACGATCGCCTATATGCAGAAAGAAGGGATCACGGAGATGTATCCCTGCCATTGTACCTCGTTTGCGGTGAAAGCAGCGGTCCATTACGTGATCCCGGTGCATGAAGTGGGTGTCGGGCTGACGGTCGAGTGGTGA
- a CDS encoding NAD(P)H-dependent oxidoreductase, giving the protein MKITVIYGTNRTEKSSTYNIARQFIAELADGDIVTEFHLPKDMPVFCTGCLTCLSDSTKCPHYKYIQPIEEAMQNADLLIFTTPVYLLHAPGQVKALLDHFGFQWMAHNPRGVYFHKQALVISTGARIGMRRTVRDVKNSLDWWGVGRVYRFRKTVGMAGWRGLSDKRKAAFAQEIKTTSQKIRRQTGAKPRLKVKLIFYLMRFAQKKFWSDEPQAAYWRENGWFDGKKPWRTS; this is encoded by the coding sequence ATGAAAATCACCGTCATTTACGGAACGAACCGTACGGAAAAATCAAGTACGTACAACATTGCCCGGCAGTTCATTGCAGAACTTGCCGACGGTGATATCGTTACCGAATTCCATCTCCCAAAGGACATGCCGGTATTCTGCACCGGATGTCTGACCTGTTTGTCGGACAGCACAAAGTGTCCTCATTATAAATATATCCAGCCGATAGAGGAGGCGATGCAGAATGCGGATCTGCTCATTTTCACGACCCCTGTGTATTTACTGCATGCACCGGGTCAGGTCAAAGCATTGCTTGATCACTTCGGATTTCAGTGGATGGCCCATAATCCAAGAGGTGTATATTTCCATAAACAGGCACTCGTTATTTCAACAGGGGCACGCATCGGAATGCGGCGGACGGTGCGGGATGTCAAAAATTCCCTTGACTGGTGGGGAGTCGGCCGGGTCTACCGCTTCAGAAAAACAGTCGGTATGGCAGGGTGGCGTGGGCTTTCCGACAAAAGAAAAGCGGCATTTGCACAGGAAATCAAGACGACTTCCCAAAAGATTCGAAGACAAACGGGAGCGAAGCCCCGTCTCAAGGTGAAGCTGATCTTCTATCTGATGAGATTTGCCCAGAAAAAATTCTGGTCTGATGAACCGCAGGCGGCTTATTGGAGAGAGAACGGCTGGTTTGACGGAAAAAAACCCTGGAGAACATCATGA
- a CDS encoding NAD(P)H-dependent oxidoreductase, giving the protein MKITVIYGTNRTEKSSTYNIAQQFLAELSDGDPVTEFHLPKDMPEFCTGCFACFSDPEKCPHYKYIRPISDAILNADLIIIAAPVYVFHMPGLVKALLDHFGYQWIAHRPIEAFFHKQALVITTAAGAGMRHAVKDVQDSFNWWGVGRTYTFKKAVQASEWSQVTEKKRAVIAKEVKATSQKIRSQKGSGTRLKVRMLFYLMRFVLKKYRFIESDAAYWEENGWLDGKKPW; this is encoded by the coding sequence ATGAAAATCACCGTCATCTACGGAACGAACCGTACGGAAAAATCAAGTACGTACAACATCGCCCAGCAGTTCCTGGCTGAACTGTCAGACGGCGATCCGGTCACCGAATTCCACCTGCCAAAAGACATGCCGGAGTTCTGCACCGGCTGTTTCGCCTGCTTTTCCGATCCCGAAAAGTGTCCCCACTACAAATACATCCGGCCGATCTCTGACGCCATTTTAAACGCCGACCTGATCATTATCGCAGCTCCGGTGTATGTGTTCCATATGCCGGGCCTGGTCAAAGCCCTCTTGGACCACTTCGGCTATCAGTGGATAGCCCACCGGCCGATTGAGGCGTTTTTCCATAAACAGGCACTCGTTATTACGACTGCCGCCGGAGCAGGCATGCGGCACGCAGTAAAAGATGTACAGGATTCCTTCAACTGGTGGGGTGTTGGGCGGACCTACACCTTCAAAAAAGCGGTCCAGGCTTCGGAGTGGAGTCAGGTCACCGAAAAAAAGAGGGCGGTAATTGCAAAAGAAGTGAAGGCGACCTCTCAAAAGATTCGAAGTCAGAAAGGATCGGGGACCCGGCTCAAAGTCAGGATGCTCTTCTATCTGATGAGATTCGTGCTGAAAAAATACCGCTTTATTGAATCTGATGCAGCATACTGGGAAGAAAACGGTTGGTTAGACGGGAAAAAACCCTGGTAA
- a CDS encoding phosphotransferase, which produces MSDEIFDHTFTEITPILKGWSDDTKYLVTTDDGRQLLLRVSAIDKYDRKKEEFEALKTIEARGIPAPKPIAFGRCRDNSSVYMLLSWTEGKEAEDVLPLLSREEHYRVGVKAGILQRRLNSIPAPEGMKPWGVRFGKKLDWRNERYLACGIRFEHDDLMLAWIEKHRHLIQNRPQSFQHGDYHCGNMIINGEGEPCIIDFNRIDYGDPWEEFNRIVWCAKRSSYFAAGRIDGYFDGSVPDEFWDLLLLYISSNTLGSIPWSVPFGQKEVDTAVEMANEVLFWYDDMKSSIPCWYLEAKKDGAK; this is translated from the coding sequence ATGTCGGACGAGATTTTCGATCATACGTTCACAGAAATAACGCCGATCTTAAAAGGCTGGTCCGACGACACAAAATATCTTGTGACAACAGACGACGGCCGACAACTTCTGCTTCGCGTATCTGCCATAGACAAATACGACCGCAAAAAAGAGGAGTTCGAGGCTCTCAAAACGATAGAAGCTCGGGGCATTCCGGCGCCAAAACCGATCGCATTTGGAAGATGCCGGGACAATTCCTCGGTGTACATGCTTCTCAGCTGGACAGAAGGCAAAGAAGCAGAAGACGTTTTGCCTCTGCTTTCACGCGAAGAACATTACCGGGTGGGGGTGAAGGCCGGGATTTTACAGAGACGGCTGAATTCGATTCCGGCACCGGAAGGTATGAAACCCTGGGGGGTCCGGTTTGGAAAAAAACTCGACTGGCGAAACGAGAGGTATCTTGCCTGCGGCATCCGTTTCGAGCATGACGATCTGATGCTTGCCTGGATCGAAAAACACAGGCATTTGATACAAAACCGGCCGCAGTCTTTTCAGCACGGGGATTATCACTGTGGGAATATGATCATCAACGGGGAGGGAGAGCCCTGTATCATCGATTTCAACCGGATCGACTATGGGGATCCCTGGGAAGAGTTCAACCGGATCGTGTGGTGTGCGAAGAGAAGTAGCTATTTTGCGGCAGGACGGATCGACGGATATTTTGACGGATCCGTTCCTGATGAATTCTGGGATCTGCTTCTCTTGTACATCAGCAGCAATACACTTGGCTCGATCCCCTGGTCGGTACCTTTTGGACAAAAAGAGGTCGATACGGCGGTAGAAATGGCAAATGAGGTCCTTTTCTGGTATGATGATATGAAGAGTTCCATCCCTTGCTGGTATTTGGAAGCAAAAAAGGACGGGGCAAAATAG